A region of the Nocardia higoensis genome:
CAGGCCGGACGCCCGAACCGGGTGTACGACCCGCCACACGCCCGACAGACGAGAGCACCGCCTCCGGAAGCCCGGCGGCGGTGCCATGAGGTCGTGCGAGGGCGCGGAGATCAGCCCGCGGTCGCCCCCGTGAGTTCACGCTTCTTCGCCTCGCGCGCCAGCATGCGGTCGCGCTGTTCCTCGAACTTGACGACGTCCTGGGACAGCTTCTCCAGGAAGGCGGCCAGCCGCTCACGTGTCTGCTCACCGCGTGCGGTGAAGTCGTTGCGCTCGAAGACGTCCCACTTCTTGAGCACGGGCTGCACCACCTCTTCGAGGTGCTGGCGCAGGTCGTAGATGCCGTGCTTGGCCATCAGCACGCCGTTGCGGCGGAAGTTGGGCATGCCCGCGCCGGGCATCTGGAAGTTCTCCAGGATCAAGGTGATCGCCTCGATCGCCTGGTCGGGCACCAGGTCCAGGGCCGCGCCGCACATGTTGCGGTAGAAGATCATGTGCAGGTTCTCGTCCGCGGCCACGCGCTGCAACATGCGGTCGGCGATGGGATCGTCGCAGACCCTGCCGGTGTTGCGGTGGCTCACGCGGGTGGCGAGTTCCTGGAAGGTGACGTAGGCGACAGAGTGCAGGAAGCCGGCGTCGGCGTCGGCGGGGGAGGCGAATCCGTTGGTCATGTGGATCATGCGCGCTTCTTCGAGCGCGACCGGATCCACGCCGCGGGTGACGACCAGGTAGTCACGCATCACGATGCCGTGACGGTTCTCCTCGGCGGTCCAGCGACCGACCCAGGTTCCCCAGGCACCGTCCTGGGAGAAGTTCTCGGCGATCTCCCGGTGGTAGGACGGCAGATTGTCCTCGGTGAGCAGGTTGGTGATCATGGCCGCCTTGGCGACCTCGCTCAGCTTGGACTGCTCCGGGTCCCAGTCCACGCCGCCGAGCGCCGCGAAGTTGCGGCCTTCGTCCCACGGGACGTAGTCGTGCGGATGCCATTCCTTGGCCAGGGAGAGGTGACGGTTGACGTTTTCCTCGGCAACCGGCTCCAACTCCGTGAGCAGCTCGAGTTGAGTCAGATCCCTTGCCATGTATCAGCCCTTCATAGTCTGCGTGCACTCTTGCAGGTGGTTTGTCGGAGCGGACCGTGCCCGATGCGGCCATACCTTACGGCACCGTAGGTGTGACACGAAACGCTCTCGGAGGTGTGAATCCGAAGTGCGGACCGAAGTCCTCACGCCGGACGACGATGGTCCCCGCGACGGCATCGCCGCAGGATGCGGCCACCTCGAGTGTATGCGCGAACGGGCGGCGAGTGGGCGGGAAGCCCCGCGCCGCGACCCTCGTTCCCGTCTCTATCGGTCCGGCGCCCGATTCGTTAGCGCCGGTCTCGCGCCGCGTGCGAAACGCCGACTGCGCTGGGCCGACGGCGGAACCGGCGCGCGCGGCGTCGGTCGCCGGCCCGCTGTGCCTGTTCACGCACTCGGCTCCGGTAGCCCTGTGTCGATTCACGCCGGGTCTGATCAGCCCGGATGCCGCTTTTCGCCCACTGTGGTCGCGTACCAGGCACAACGGCCTTCCATCGATGTGATGAACGGAGCGGGTCGCCGGAGGGGCCGGGGCGCTCGAAGGGAGTTGTCGGCGCCGCCCAGGGAGAGGTGGGCCGCGGCGGAGAGCGGCGGCCGGGCCGGGGCCGAAGACGAGGACGGGCGCCCGGTCGACCGGGCGCCCGTCCGATGTGCCCCCACCAGGGCTCGAACCTGGGACCTGCGGATTAAAAGTCCGTAGCTCTACCAACTGAGCTATAGGGGCGTGTGCGGCAAGTGTAGTGCGCCGGGTCCTCGTTCGGGAAACCGGGAGTGTGAACCTCCGGGGGGTGCGTGGGGAGGGGCCGGCGCGGGCTGCGTGTGGCCGATCGGGTGGGTGGGAAAGCGTTGAGCCTCAGCTTTGTTCATTTCGGCGTCCGCTGGATAGTATCGAATCATGTTGCCTACCAACCAGTTTGGTTTCGCTTCGGTAGGCCACCCGGAGGGAGTGTGAGCGCGGTGCTCGGGACCGACCGCCCCGGGCGGCCTGCGCGGCCGATGTGGTCCTCGGATCGGGCTCCGCGACGCGGCGGCGCGGGTGCTGTGGCGAATTGTAAATACCCGCTGCGCAGACCTTTTGGATTGCGAACTGTTAGCTGTGTGCGAAGTGTGTCGAGTGGGCTATCGGACTCCCCGGTTTGCCGCGTGTCGGATCGTGATTGCGGGTACCGTGGCGCATTGATGAATTGCGGGCGAATCGCCGATTTCGGTGATACGTCTTCCGGTGACGCGGATCTCGGCGATGCGCCGCCGGTGAATCGCCGTTGCGAGGGGGTCGTCATCGCGTCCGGCGAT
Encoded here:
- a CDS encoding acyl-ACP desaturase; its protein translation is MARDLTQLELLTELEPVAEENVNRHLSLAKEWHPHDYVPWDEGRNFAALGGVDWDPEQSKLSEVAKAAMITNLLTEDNLPSYHREIAENFSQDGAWGTWVGRWTAEENRHGIVMRDYLVVTRGVDPVALEEARMIHMTNGFASPADADAGFLHSVAYVTFQELATRVSHRNTGRVCDDPIADRMLQRVAADENLHMIFYRNMCGAALDLVPDQAIEAITLILENFQMPGAGMPNFRRNGVLMAKHGIYDLRQHLEEVVQPVLKKWDVFERNDFTARGEQTRERLAAFLEKLSQDVVKFEEQRDRMLAREAKKRELTGATAG